From a region of the Paenibacillus lutimineralis genome:
- a CDS encoding siphovirus ReqiPepy6 Gp37-like family protein, producing MPGIIRVYDTAFTWLGEIDSYESLQFTRRYNAVGEFELHIAINKQYASELQKDRFIMVDNDGTRSGLIQSRESFLSDKGIETVVVRGKTLGCILDRRLTITGSYDRVRGPAETVMKHYVNNHLVNGTYASGTYSNRKIPFFSIAADQGHGKEISWQSRYESVLVVTNNIATFCDMGWHAKLDIQQKRVVFDTYEGRNLTDKQGVYPPVIFSTEFDNVNALNFVDSDGQYKNVGYASGKGEEEDQVLLSVGDASGFERREVFIDGASAGDTTELTKIGEQKLAEYKRLQTFEGVAVDTGSFVFEKDWFLGDSVTLKDAKWGVTMVTRITEVREFYEGDYRLEVRWGDEIPTITSVVQKIQEEIKRPQESTESGRINAIVDRLDSGVLLRNNYFNTAVVDIVRNGVKVTEFWLLINARYDHATNRFKRINVNNFSFGWQFQADGTYPGEEGSGDYINQGINLWKANGKKAYGEGDPARDQTGEDIGALQPDGTWREFGIMLGWNNHFMNDSYGGMTIGGAGFEIDGSGTSPFNRISLGKFSGGSAVPNRPVQDYVFTYNGICWNTQHGLWNKDIDNISGFFFGLKAPVNFYDTSDGSFNPWSNRADMDKAEFVVMKLPGSKPHHIENWEYLIRITSDGKAKIHNYDVPLSRAITVIPNKNNAADVFYPDSTWNKDNSYIISMKGVTTNGAIKPITNYDATFFDYGLFLGVPSGFTKVTVLLTRIL from the coding sequence ATGCCTGGGATCATTAGGGTCTATGATACGGCGTTTACCTGGTTAGGCGAAATAGACAGCTATGAGAGTTTGCAATTCACCAGAAGGTATAATGCTGTAGGGGAATTCGAATTACACATTGCAATAAATAAACAGTATGCATCCGAGCTACAAAAAGACCGGTTTATTATGGTAGATAATGACGGCACACGGTCCGGATTGATTCAATCCAGGGAATCATTTTTGTCTGACAAAGGGATTGAAACTGTAGTCGTTAGAGGCAAGACACTGGGCTGCATTCTGGATAGACGACTTACGATTACAGGCAGCTACGACCGCGTTCGCGGTCCGGCAGAAACGGTAATGAAGCACTATGTAAATAACCATCTCGTAAACGGAACTTACGCATCAGGCACATATTCCAATCGTAAGATTCCGTTTTTTAGTATTGCCGCGGATCAAGGGCACGGAAAGGAAATTTCTTGGCAGTCCCGGTATGAATCAGTTCTAGTTGTAACCAATAATATTGCAACTTTTTGCGACATGGGTTGGCATGCCAAGTTGGATATACAACAAAAAAGGGTTGTATTTGACACCTATGAAGGGCGTAACTTGACAGATAAGCAGGGTGTATATCCTCCTGTTATATTTTCAACTGAATTTGATAACGTTAATGCTCTTAATTTCGTAGATTCGGATGGACAATATAAAAATGTCGGCTACGCATCAGGTAAGGGCGAAGAAGAAGATCAGGTGCTGCTATCTGTCGGGGACGCATCCGGATTTGAGCGCCGGGAAGTATTCATTGATGGGGCAAGTGCGGGGGATACTACGGAACTGACCAAGATCGGTGAACAAAAACTGGCCGAGTATAAACGTCTACAGACCTTTGAGGGAGTAGCCGTTGATACTGGCAGCTTTGTTTTTGAGAAGGATTGGTTTCTAGGCGACAGTGTTACGCTTAAAGATGCTAAATGGGGCGTGACAATGGTTACACGGATCACTGAGGTTAGAGAATTTTATGAAGGTGATTACCGACTAGAGGTGCGGTGGGGCGATGAGATTCCAACGATCACCTCGGTTGTTCAAAAGATCCAAGAGGAGATAAAACGGCCGCAAGAATCAACGGAAAGCGGCAGAATTAATGCAATTGTAGATCGTTTGGATAGTGGCGTTCTGTTACGAAACAATTATTTTAACACTGCTGTGGTTGATATTGTCCGAAATGGTGTTAAAGTCACTGAGTTTTGGCTGTTAATAAATGCGCGATATGACCATGCGACAAACCGCTTCAAGCGCATAAACGTAAATAACTTTTCCTTCGGTTGGCAATTTCAGGCCGATGGAACATATCCAGGGGAAGAGGGTAGCGGAGATTATATCAACCAAGGTATTAACCTCTGGAAGGCAAACGGAAAAAAAGCATATGGCGAAGGAGATCCTGCTCGCGATCAAACGGGTGAGGACATTGGAGCTTTGCAGCCTGACGGAACTTGGAGAGAATTCGGAATCATGTTGGGCTGGAACAATCATTTTATGAATGACTCTTATGGCGGGATGACTATCGGCGGCGCTGGTTTCGAGATCGATGGATCAGGTACTTCACCGTTTAATCGCATATCGCTAGGTAAATTTAGCGGTGGCAGTGCCGTTCCGAATCGTCCAGTCCAAGATTACGTCTTTACGTATAACGGCATATGCTGGAATACGCAACACGGTCTATGGAATAAAGACATCGACAATATTAGCGGCTTTTTCTTTGGTTTGAAGGCTCCAGTTAACTTTTACGATACGTCAGACGGAAGCTTTAATCCCTGGTCAAACCGGGCAGACATGGATAAGGCAGAATTTGTTGTGATGAAACTCCCCGGCAGCAAGCCCCACCACATCGAAAATTGGGAATATCTCATTAGAATTACAAGTGACGGAAAGGCCAAGATACACAACTATGATGTACCCCTGAGCAGAGCCATAACTGTGATACCTAATAAAAATAATGCTGCTGACGTGTTCTACCCCGATAGCACTTGGAACAAAGATAACAGCTATATCATAAGTATGAAAGGTGTTACCACAAATGGGGCGATCAAGCCAATAACAAACTATGACGCTACTTTCTTTGATTATGGGCTGTTTCTAGGTGTTCCGTCCGGATTTACCAAAGTGACGGTTTTATTAACTAGAATTTTATAA
- a CDS encoding MFS transporter, producing the protein MTSTWKVYLLALVSFLVGTSEYVISGILDKISVSLNISITSAGQLVTIFSLIYAICTPVTMALTAKIERQKLLVAAMGIFVIANVLAFVLPGYGLFVAARALMALGAGTVVVTALDIAAKIAPKGKQASSIANVVMGFTASLIIGVPLGRMAAAEYRWRSVFGLLALAGVLAMIVLYFTLPRVKGDAPVPLSQQLRFLKNRRTFLGLSITFFWLGGYSVAYTYISPYLITVAGLHENVLSGVLLAFGIASLIGSKFGGYSTDKWGVTPTLTGGMLLHIAALILLTVTVIFTSSWLPIVAILMLWSFAAWSTGPTQQYNLVRIEPNYSGIMLSLNQSTMQLSMAAGAGIGGIVIGQFSLSPITWVGAIGVLIAILASFLLNAQMKKKVNTSRI; encoded by the coding sequence CATCCGAATATGTCATTTCGGGCATTTTGGACAAAATTTCTGTCTCTCTGAATATTTCGATTACTTCGGCCGGTCAATTAGTGACTATTTTTTCTCTCATTTATGCCATTTGTACTCCAGTGACCATGGCTTTGACGGCGAAGATCGAACGGCAAAAGTTACTTGTTGCCGCAATGGGAATTTTCGTAATCGCCAATGTGCTGGCGTTCGTGCTCCCGGGTTACGGACTTTTTGTTGCCGCACGAGCCTTAATGGCTTTAGGAGCGGGAACCGTTGTCGTGACAGCGCTCGATATCGCCGCCAAAATCGCACCTAAAGGAAAGCAGGCCAGTTCGATTGCCAATGTCGTCATGGGCTTTACGGCGTCATTGATTATTGGCGTTCCGCTTGGGCGCATGGCGGCAGCCGAATACAGGTGGAGATCGGTATTTGGTCTCCTTGCCTTAGCGGGGGTGCTGGCGATGATCGTGCTTTATTTCACCCTTCCGCGTGTGAAGGGCGATGCTCCCGTACCGCTATCCCAACAATTGAGGTTTCTCAAGAATCGACGAACATTTCTTGGACTGTCGATTACATTCTTTTGGCTAGGCGGATACTCGGTCGCTTATACTTATATTTCGCCCTACCTTATTACAGTTGCGGGTTTACATGAAAACGTGTTGAGCGGCGTCTTGCTGGCGTTTGGCATTGCCAGCTTGATCGGTTCCAAATTTGGCGGTTACAGTACGGATAAATGGGGGGTTACCCCTACTTTGACCGGAGGGATGCTGCTGCATATCGCCGCCTTGATTTTACTCACGGTTACCGTCATCTTCACAAGTTCATGGCTACCGATTGTAGCCATCCTCATGCTTTGGTCGTTCGCCGCCTGGTCTACCGGACCTACACAGCAGTATAATTTGGTACGAATCGAGCCCAACTATTCAGGCATCATGCTAAGTCTCAACCAGTCCACGATGCAATTGTCAATGGCGGCAGGTGCCGGGATTGGCGGAATCGTTATCGGCCAATTCTCCTTATCGCCAATCACATGGGTTGGCGCGATCGGGGTATTGATTGCCATTCTAGCATCGTTCTTGTTGAATGCGCAGATGAAGAAAAAGGTAAACACATCTCGCATTTAA